Within Pseudomonas cichorii, the genomic segment CAGTACCGGATCGCCCGGCATCAAGCGCAGGGCAAAAAAAGTCAGGGTTGCCACGGCCCACAGCACCAGCACGCCGCCCGCCAGACGAATGGCAGCACGGCGCCCGAGAGCAGTCAGGCGTTGGCGACGCGGATCAACCGCATCCAGAGACGTTGCGCTTGCACTCATTTCGTCACCCATGAGTCATAGAGATAAGTCACCGCCAGCGACGGCTCCAGGCGCACCCCGTGTGCGGTCTTGTAGATGCCCAACCGGGTGCTTTGCGGATAAGTGGTCAGCTCCAGGTATTGCGCAGCGATCTGCTTCTGGGCTTCGTAATAAATCGTGCGGCGCTGTTCGGGGTCCTGAGTGGCCAGAGCGCTTTCGATCAGCGCGTCGAATCCGGGATCGGCATAACCGGCGGTGTTCTGGTGATAGCCACCAACCCCGGCAGGCTGGACAAACGCAGAACTGAAAATGATCCGCAGCACATCGGGGGTATTGGTGTTCCAGTAGCCGATGCGGATGTCGTAATCCCAGGCGGCCTGACGCGCCGTGGACTGCACGTCGCTCATCTGTTCCATCACCAGATCGATGCCGACCTGACGGGTCGTCGCCTGGACCTGCTCCCACAAGGTCACCTCCGACGGTGGCGTACGTGAGCCGATCAGCACGACAGCCCGCAGACGCTTGCCGTCTTTGGTGCGATAACCCTCGGCGTCACGACCGGTCCAGCCTGCCTCGTCGAGTAATCGGTCGGCGCGGGCCGGGTCGTAGTCCTGAACACGCTCGAAGTCGGGGCTGTAGAACGGCGTCGCCACACTCAGCGGACCGCCCGCCCTTTGAAACTCGCCGAAATAGACACTCTTGAGCGCGCCCTCGACATCGGCGCTACGCACAAATGCCTCGCGCACCCGCAAATCGTCGAAGGGCGCGCGACGAATGTTGAAGGTGCCATTGGTAGGGTTGCCCGGACGCTGGGAGATGATCAGTTTCAAGTCAGGATTGCGCCGCGCCGCTTCATGGGACTCCGGTGGCAAAGCCTCGATCACGTCCACTTCACCGGCCTGCAGCGAGGCAAAGCGTACCGAAGGCTCCTGGATGAATTTCCAGACAATACCTTCCAGATAAGCCGGCCCCTGATGGCGAGCCGTGGGCGGTGCCCAGTTGTAGTCGGGATTACGGGCCAGCTGGACGTGGCTCTGCCGCTCCCACTTGACCACCTTGAACGGCCCGCTGCCCACCGGGCTTTCGCAGTTGGCATCGCGGCTGCGGGCCAGCGCCGTGGGCGACTGAATGCCCAGGAAACCCTGGGCCAGTACTTCCAGAAACGCGGCATAAGGCGTAGCCAGATGCACGATGGCGGTGTAGTCATCCACGACCTCGGTGCTGCGGTACTGGCGAATGTAGCCACCGGCGGTGCTGGACTGGGTCTTGGGGTTGGTAATGTGTTCGAGGTTGGCCTTCAGGGCTGCCGCGTTGAATGGCGTGCCGTCAGTGAAATGCACGTCATTGCGCAAATGGAAGGTGTAGCGCAGGCCATCGGCCGAGACTTCCCAGCTCTTTGCCAGCCAGGGACCGATCCGGCCTTCGCTGTCCATGGACACCAGCGAGTCCAGATACTGCTGGGCGACGAACACCTGGGGCATGTCGCCCGCCACATGAGGGTCGAGACAGGTGGGCTCGCGGTCAGTGGCGTATACCAGCGTACCGCCATGCACCGGCTGATCGCTCTGGGTCGCGACGTTCTCGGCACGCTCACAGCCAGTCAACGCCAGGGCCAATGTCGAGGCGGCAAATAAAGGGATAAAAGGACGGATATCGAATTTCAAGATCGCTCCCGGGGATGACAGGTCCGATGGCTTTGCATAGGCGGTTACCGGGGTATTGCAGGTCCCGTGCCGACTCTCAAACCATTGAATTAATTGACTTAAAAACAAAGTCCAGTGGTGAATGACCAACAAAATGTCCATGGGCTGTTGCTGTTGCAACAGCCGCGGACTGTGGGTTCATGACGGTTCTGCCGCCGCAAAGCGCAGCGGCTGCAAGGGCTGACTCAATGCTGCCGGGTCGCGGTAGCGCGCTGCCGGATGGTTGTTTGGCAAGCGCGCCTGCCCTGCTCCGAACAGCCGCTCGCGCAAGGTTTCGCCGGGGGTGTAGCGCTCACGAAAACGACCGCGCCGCCGCAGTTCAGGCACCACCAGGTCGATGAAATCCCGGGCAGTCTCGAACGACAGGTACTGGCGCAGGTTGATGCCGTCGATACCATCCACATCCAGCCAGCGCTCGATCTCGTCGGCGACGACTTGCGGAGTTCCAGCGACAAAGTAGCGATCCTCTTGCAGCCCGGAAAAACTGCCAAGCATTTCACCCACCGTGGTATCCGGGTCAAAACGGTTGAGCGAGCCCCAGCCGATATCGCCGCGCTTGATGATGCTGGACAGTCGCTCATGGGGTGGATACGCCTTCAGGTCTATGCCCATCTGGGCGTGGGCCATACCGCCGTCGGCGCTGATCAGGCGTCGATAGCTGTCGAGCTTGGCCGACACTTCTGCATCGGTGCGCCCGACGATCACCCCCGCCTGAACAATGAACTTGATGCCCGCCGGATCACGGCCCTGCTCCTCGGTGTTGCGGCGCATGGTGGTGATATTGCGCCGCACGTCTTCGTGGGTGATGCCGCCGGTAAACACCACTTCGGCATGTCGCCCCGCGAAAGCCGAACCTGCCGCAGAACCCGTGGCCTGGAACAGCACCGGCGTGCGCTGGCGCGACGGCTGGCACAGGTGCGGGCCGGCGACCTTGAAGTGTTCACCGACATGGTTGATATAACGCACCTTGGCCGGATCGGTGTAGATGCGCTGCTCACGGTCCTGAATCACCGCATCGTCGTCCCAAGAGCCTTCCCACAGCTTGTAGAGCACGTCGAGGTATTCGTCGGCGATCTCGTAGCGATGGTCGTGGGGCACTTCCTGATCCAGCCCGAAGTTACGGGCAGCGTTGGGCAGGTAGGACGTGACGATATTCCAGCCAACCCGGCCCTTAGTCAGGTGATCCAGGGTGCTCATGCGACGGGCAAAACTGAACGGCGGCTCGTAGGTGGTGGAAAAGGTCACGCCGAAACCCAGCTCACGGGTTACCGCTGCCATGGCCGGGACCAGCAGCATCGGATCGTTGCTGGGCACCTGCAAACCTTCGCGAAGGGCAGTTTCCGGGCCATTGCGAAAGCGATCGTAAACCCCCACCACGTCGGCCAGAAACACCCCGTCGAAAGTGCCGTATTCCAAGAGTTGAGCCAGTTCGGTCCAGTAGTCCAGATCGTTGAAGCGATGGCGGTTATTGTCCGGGTGAACCCACATGCCATGAGTGATATGGCTGACGCAGTTCATCTCGAACAGGTTGACGTGCAATTGTTTGGGCATAGCGCTCTCCTTGAATGGCGTTCAGACCGCGCTGGCTTCGTCGACAGCGCCCTGCCCATCAGCCTTGGCATGCAATGCTCGCCAGGCCGCTGTCGGGCTGACACCGTTGAGGTAGTAATTGCCCAGCGCCTGCTCGCGGTAGATCGCCGGGTTGTGGGAAGCCAGGGTGCGTGTGTTACGCCAGTGCCGGTCGAAATTGCGCCGGGTGCTGGTGGCCGAGGCCCCTCCGACTTCAAACAGCAACGTGCTGGCTTCCAGCACCTGGGCCAGAACAATCTGCTGGGCCTGATAGGTCTGTACTTCCGCTTCGGTATAAAGCTGCTCGACAACCACACCTGCCTGTTCGGCCTCGTACACGGCTTGCAGGCTGTGGCCGATGGCGGTGACCTGTGCCTGAGCTGCAAAGGCCAGGCTCGACAGGCGACCGATGACCCGCTGCACCAGCGGATCGTCGACCGGTCGGGACTGACCAGGAATGCCGAAGGCTCGTGTGCGGCCCTGCACGAAATCCACGGCATCGGCCAGCACGCCACGTGCGATACCGGCCAGGGTTGCCAAGTGCACGGTCTGATAAAAAGCCGTCAGGTAGGACTCGGCGCGCAGTTCGCCTTTCTTGAAGCGGCGCAGAATGTGCTCTGCTGGCACCTCAACGGCATTAAAGCGTGTGGTGCCGCTGCCGGTCAGGCGCTGGCCAAAACCGTCCCAGTCATCCAGCACCTCGACGCCCTGCGCCCTGGTCGGCACAGACAGGCTGACAACGTCATCACCCTCATTGGCGATGGCTGCCACCCAGTCGGCATAGAGCGTGCCGGTGCAGTAGTACTTTTGCCCGTCCAGGTGATAACCCGCGCTGGCATCTCCAGGCACTCGCGCTTGCAAGGCTACGGTGTTGCTGGAGCTGTCGTTGCGTTCAGCCATCGCAGCGCCCCACAACTCGCCTGCGGCCACCTTGGCGAACCAGTAGGCCTGGGAGCTGGTTTCACGGGATGACAGCCGTCCTTCGACAAAACCCAGGTGCGCCCGCAGGATTTGCGGCAGGTTGGAGTCGGCTTCCCCCAGACGCACCAGCCAGTGCAACAGTTGTGGCAGGCTTGCGCCCCACCCGCCATATCGGCGCGGAACCCGCAACGCGCCGAACCCGGCCTCACGTAGCCAGCCAACCGGCTCATGGGCCAGCTGGCGTTGCTGCTCGCGCTCTACGGCGCCCGCGGCAATCCGCGCAATGATCGGCGCGAAGCGCGCTTCCAGTTCAGCATCGGTAATAGGCAGTTCAGACTCATGACTCATGGCAGTTCCTTGCATTCATGGATAACGGCGTTCAGAACCGGAACGCCACCCCGGTCGTCACCGAGAAAGCGTCACCCGGATAGAAATTCGCCGAGTCCTGGCCATTGGCGTTGTAGGCCGTATTGGCGGCAGTGGCGTAACGCTCGTCAGTGAGGTTGCGCAGGTCGGCGAAGACCTCCCACTTCTTGCTCGGTGCCTGATAGCCGACCTTGGCTCCCCAGAGCACGTAGGACGGTGCCTGCCAGCTATTGGCGTAGTCGACGTAGTAACTCGACGCGGCACGCAGGTTGAGCGAGGCGTAAAAGCCGCTTTGCTGGCGATAGGCAAGTTCGGCCTGATAGACATGACGTGGCAGGCTGGGCAGCTCGTTGTCGCCAAAGGTGTCGTCGTGGCGGTAGTGGAAATCGTTGAGGGTGTAGGCCTGACGCAGGTCAAGGGTGTCGCCGTTGGCACCCGACCAGAGCAGCGCGCTCAAGCCGGCCTCAATGCCCTGGTGAATGGTCGGGCTGGCATTAGACGTGGCGGTGAGCTGATCCTGAGTCGCAGTGGCTTGCTGCACCACGACGGTCAACAGCTCTTTCTGAACCCAGGAACGGTAAAGAGTCAGGCTGCCATCGAAAATACCCTTGCTGCCGCGAATGCCCACCTCGAAAGTGGTCGCCTTCTGCGGCCTGGCATCGAACAGATAAGGGTTGCCGGTGCTGCCCAGTTGCCAGGTCACCGGCGGATCGATGCTGCGGCTGACATTGCCGAACACCTGGAAATCCGGCGTCAGTTGATAGCGCAGGCCGATACGTGGCGCGATGTCGTTCTCGGTGTATTCGACACTGTCGGGAAATTCACTGGTGTTGATGCGGGTGCTGTACTCGATCTCGGCCTTGCGTTTGATCGTGATGAACGACACCCCCGAAGACAGCCATAGCCGGTCAGTCAGTTGCAACTCATTGCCAAAACTCAGCACCGTGTCCCGGGAGCCGGTGTAGTTGGTTTCCTGCAATTGGGTGCCGGTGCTGGCGCTGTGGGATTTGACGTCGGCCAGATAGGCCCGCGTGTTACTGAAGATGATGCTGCTGTCGCTGGGTAAGCCGAAAAAGCTGTCGCCGGTACGGAAATAGCGCAGGGTCAGGTTTATATCCTTGGAACGCCAGTCCTGTGGCTCAACGGCGTAGCGCCAGCCGTTGAGCAATGGGTAATTGTTGTAGGCCGCCCCCACTTCAAGCTTGCCACCATCGTCGAAAGTGTAAGTGGTCTTGTTGGCCAGAAACGTGGTGCCGTCCTTGCGGCGTCCGGTGGGTACAAGGTTGCTGCGCGGGTCGTGTTTGAGCTGCTGGCGAGTCAGGGTATTGCCGTTGATGAGGTCCTCTTCCCGGTACTTGAGGAAAAAGCGCGTCTCCAGTTTCGGGCTGAACACATGCCCGAAGTTGGCCGCCAGACCACGGGCCTCGTTGGAGGCATGGTCCTGATAACCGTCACGCTCGTTGTGCTGGATATTGATGTAGTAATCGCTGTCACCGACCACGCCGCCAGTGCTCAACTGCTGCTTGCGATAACCGTAGCTGCCGACCTCGAAACGGGCGTAATTACCCGGATCGGTACGCCCGGTCTTGCTGACGAAATTGATCGCACCGCCCAGCGACAGGGCTGCATATTCCGAAGCATTGGCGCCATACAGCACTTCAGTGTGATCCACGGCCTGCATGTCCAGGAAGTCTTCCTGGGTTCCACCGGGGCCAGTGATCGGCAGACCGTCGAAGAGGAACTTGGTCCCCAGCACATAACCTTGATAGAAGGTATTCAGGCCGGAGCCACGGATGGAAATCTTGTTGGCACCGCTGCCACTGGTGGCCTGGGCGAACACTCCCGGTTGCAGGGCAAGCACATCCTCGGCACTGCCTGCCTTGCCCTGCTCGACCTGACGGTTATCGACCACTGCGGTATTGCCGGCCACCTTCTGCAAGCGCTTGCGGTCCTTCTGCGCCTCGCTTGCGGCAGTGCCGGTAACCGTCACTTTGCCCAGCGTCGTACTACCCGATTCATCGGCCGCCTGGGCAAACGGGCCGAGCAAGGCCAGCAGAATCGGCACGCTGGCGGCGCTGCTCAGATGGGGTAAATAACGTCCGCTTTTTCGTTTTATCGCCTGCACGGCAAGTACTCCTTAATTGACAGGCCGATATTCAAATGGCCACTACTTGACCGACTTTGAACAGCGCCAACCGTTATGAAAGTTCACAGTGCAGATGTCGTGCCAGCAATTTAATAGTGGTTTTTCTCTATACAGACACCTTTTAACAAGTTGAACAACCGTACAAACTGACTGATTGATG encodes:
- a CDS encoding ABC transporter substrate-binding protein, translated to MALALTGCERAENVATQSDQPVHGGTLVYATDREPTCLDPHVAGDMPQVFVAQQYLDSLVSMDSEGRIGPWLAKSWEVSADGLRYTFHLRNDVHFTDGTPFNAAALKANLEHITNPKTQSSTAGGYIRQYRSTEVVDDYTAIVHLATPYAAFLEVLAQGFLGIQSPTALARSRDANCESPVGSGPFKVVKWERQSHVQLARNPDYNWAPPTARHQGPAYLEGIVWKFIQEPSVRFASLQAGEVDVIEALPPESHEAARRNPDLKLIISQRPGNPTNGTFNIRRAPFDDLRVREAFVRSADVEGALKSVYFGEFQRAGGPLSVATPFYSPDFERVQDYDPARADRLLDEAGWTGRDAEGYRTKDGKRLRAVVLIGSRTPPSEVTLWEQVQATTRQVGIDLVMEQMSDVQSTARQAAWDYDIRIGYWNTNTPDVLRIIFSSAFVQPAGVGGYHQNTAGYADPGFDALIESALATQDPEQRRTIYYEAQKQIAAQYLELTTYPQSTRLGIYKTAHGVRLEPSLAVTYLYDSWVTK
- a CDS encoding LLM class flavin-dependent oxidoreductase; translation: MPKQLHVNLFEMNCVSHITHGMWVHPDNNRHRFNDLDYWTELAQLLEYGTFDGVFLADVVGVYDRFRNGPETALREGLQVPSNDPMLLVPAMAAVTRELGFGVTFSTTYEPPFSFARRMSTLDHLTKGRVGWNIVTSYLPNAARNFGLDQEVPHDHRYEIADEYLDVLYKLWEGSWDDDAVIQDREQRIYTDPAKVRYINHVGEHFKVAGPHLCQPSRQRTPVLFQATGSAAGSAFAGRHAEVVFTGGITHEDVRRNITTMRRNTEEQGRDPAGIKFIVQAGVIVGRTDAEVSAKLDSYRRLISADGGMAHAQMGIDLKAYPPHERLSSIIKRGDIGWGSLNRFDPDTTVGEMLGSFSGLQEDRYFVAGTPQVVADEIERWLDVDGIDGINLRQYLSFETARDFIDLVVPELRRRGRFRERYTPGETLRERLFGAGQARLPNNHPAARYRDPAALSQPLQPLRFAAAEPS
- a CDS encoding acyl-CoA dehydrogenase family protein, with the protein product MSHESELPITDAELEARFAPIIARIAAGAVEREQQRQLAHEPVGWLREAGFGALRVPRRYGGWGASLPQLLHWLVRLGEADSNLPQILRAHLGFVEGRLSSRETSSQAYWFAKVAAGELWGAAMAERNDSSSNTVALQARVPGDASAGYHLDGQKYYCTGTLYADWVAAIANEGDDVVSLSVPTRAQGVEVLDDWDGFGQRLTGSGTTRFNAVEVPAEHILRRFKKGELRAESYLTAFYQTVHLATLAGIARGVLADAVDFVQGRTRAFGIPGQSRPVDDPLVQRVIGRLSSLAFAAQAQVTAIGHSLQAVYEAEQAGVVVEQLYTEAEVQTYQAQQIVLAQVLEASTLLFEVGGASATSTRRNFDRHWRNTRTLASHNPAIYREQALGNYYLNGVSPTAAWRALHAKADGQGAVDEASAV
- a CDS encoding TonB-dependent receptor family protein; protein product: MQAIKRKSGRYLPHLSSAASVPILLALLGPFAQAADESGSTTLGKVTVTGTAASEAQKDRKRLQKVAGNTAVVDNRQVEQGKAGSAEDVLALQPGVFAQATSGSGANKISIRGSGLNTFYQGYVLGTKFLFDGLPITGPGGTQEDFLDMQAVDHTEVLYGANASEYAALSLGGAINFVSKTGRTDPGNYARFEVGSYGYRKQQLSTGGVVGDSDYYINIQHNERDGYQDHASNEARGLAANFGHVFSPKLETRFFLKYREEDLINGNTLTRQQLKHDPRSNLVPTGRRKDGTTFLANKTTYTFDDGGKLEVGAAYNNYPLLNGWRYAVEPQDWRSKDINLTLRYFRTGDSFFGLPSDSSIIFSNTRAYLADVKSHSASTGTQLQETNYTGSRDTVLSFGNELQLTDRLWLSSGVSFITIKRKAEIEYSTRINTSEFPDSVEYTENDIAPRIGLRYQLTPDFQVFGNVSRSIDPPVTWQLGSTGNPYLFDARPQKATTFEVGIRGSKGIFDGSLTLYRSWVQKELLTVVVQQATATQDQLTATSNASPTIHQGIEAGLSALLWSGANGDTLDLRQAYTLNDFHYRHDDTFGDNELPSLPRHVYQAELAYRQQSGFYASLNLRAASSYYVDYANSWQAPSYVLWGAKVGYQAPSKKWEVFADLRNLTDERYATAANTAYNANGQDSANFYPGDAFSVTTGVAFRF